A genomic region of Candidatus Blochmanniella pennsylvanica str. BPEN contains the following coding sequences:
- the leuC gene encoding 3-isopropylmalate dehydratase large subunit has protein sequence MGKSLYQKLYDAHIVHKNKDDVPILYIDRHLLHEVTSPQAFEALRLRKRIVRQPNKTFATMDHNVPTTTKNINHSGSMAKEQLDRLTKNCKDFGITLFGLNHPYQGIVHVLAPEQGITLPGMTIVCGDSHTATHGAFGALAFGIGTSEIEHVLATQTLQQIRYKSMQINLSGIIAPQITAKDIILAIIGKIGHGGGSGHVVEFCGPIITLLSMEERMTLCNMAIEMGATSALIAPDRTTYDYLKNRKFSPTGKNWEQALLYWKTLYSDHDAHFDKKFDFDVSNVNPQVTWGTNPSQVISIDQPIPSLESFIDPIERNSAERALIYMKLQSNTYLTDVSIDKVFIGSCTNSRIEDLRVAAQTIKGHHISKNTQAIVVPGSKLVKNQAEKEGLNKIFIQAGFEWRLPGCSMCLAMNNDRLEPGERCASTSNRNFEGRQGRGSRTHLVSPAMAAAAAIAGRFVDIRKFK, from the coding sequence ATGGGAAAATCCTTATACCAGAAGTTATACGATGCACATATAGTTCATAAGAATAAAGATGATGTTCCAATATTATATATTGATAGACATTTGTTGCATGAGGTTACATCACCCCAAGCTTTTGAAGCACTACGTCTAAGAAAACGTATAGTTAGACAACCAAATAAAACATTTGCCACTATGGATCATAACGTCCCTACTACAACAAAAAATATTAATCATTCTGGAAGTATGGCTAAAGAACAATTAGATAGATTAACAAAAAATTGTAAAGATTTTGGAATTACGTTATTTGGTTTAAATCATCCTTATCAAGGAATAGTTCATGTTTTAGCGCCAGAACAAGGTATCACATTACCCGGTATGACTATCGTGTGCGGAGATTCTCATACTGCTACTCATGGAGCTTTTGGTGCTTTAGCTTTTGGAATAGGAACATCAGAGATAGAACATGTATTAGCAACACAAACTTTACAACAAATTCGATATAAATCAATGCAAATTAACCTTTCCGGTATTATCGCTCCTCAAATTACAGCCAAAGATATAATTTTAGCAATTATTGGAAAAATTGGACATGGAGGAGGATCCGGTCATGTAGTAGAGTTTTGTGGACCTATTATCACTCTCTTAAGCATGGAAGAACGCATGACCCTGTGTAATATGGCTATTGAAATGGGAGCAACTTCTGCTTTAATAGCGCCAGATAGAACTACTTACGATTATTTAAAAAACCGTAAATTTTCTCCAACCGGAAAGAATTGGGAACAAGCATTATTATATTGGAAAACTTTATATTCCGACCATGATGCTCACTTCGATAAAAAATTTGATTTTGACGTGTCTAATGTTAATCCACAAGTAACCTGGGGAACTAATCCTAGTCAAGTTATCTCTATTGACCAACCAATCCCATCTCTAGAATCTTTTATAGATCCTATAGAACGCAATTCTGCTGAACGTGCTTTAATTTACATGAAACTTCAATCCAATACTTATTTAACAGATGTTTCTATCGATAAAGTATTCATAGGGTCATGCACTAACTCACGTATTGAAGATTTACGTGTAGCGGCACAAACAATTAAAGGACATCATATTTCCAAAAATACACAAGCAATTGTAGTACCCGGATCTAAGTTAGTAAAAAATCAAGCAGAAAAAGAAGGATTAAATAAGATCTTCATACAAGCAGGATTCGAGTGGCGTTTACCTGGTTGTTCTATGTGTCTAGCTATGAATAATGACAGACTCGAACCAGGTGAGCGATGTGCTTCTACTAGTAACCGAAACTTTGAAGGTCGCCAAGGGCGTGGGAGTCGTACTCATTTAGTTAGTCCAGCAATGGCGGCCGCCGCCGCCATTGCTGGACGCTTTGTAGATATTCGAAAATTTAAATGA
- the leuB gene encoding 3-isopropylmalate dehydrogenase has protein sequence MNNNYHIAVLPGDGIGPETTRQVYKILNVIKKQFQINIVTTEHKIGGDAINSEGTPFPKSTLKYCEQSNAILFGAVGGPQWTHLKGSESPEQGALLALRKHFNLFANLRPIYLADELKELSPLNINMIPNGIDIIFVRELTGGIYFGQPKGRSGTGLNEYAFDTAVYHRFEIERIANIAFKLAQKRRKRVSSIDKANVLHTSMLWREVVSHLAKNYPDVELEHLYIDNASMQLINNPSKFDIILCPNLFGDILSDECAMISGSIGMLPSASINEHNFGLYEPAGGSAPDIAEKNIANPIAHILSIALLFRYSLKLDHIAIKIEKAVSQALMLGYRTIDIAKKHEKSISTNEMGDIIAALIKNEREK, from the coding sequence ATGAATAATAATTATCATATTGCAGTATTACCAGGGGATGGTATCGGACCGGAAACTACAAGACAAGTTTATAAAATATTAAATGTAATAAAAAAACAATTTCAAATCAATATTGTCACCACAGAACATAAAATAGGAGGAGATGCAATTAATAGTGAAGGCACTCCTTTTCCGAAAAGTACTTTAAAATATTGCGAACAATCAAATGCTATATTATTTGGAGCAGTAGGAGGACCACAGTGGACACATTTAAAAGGATCAGAAAGCCCGGAACAAGGAGCTTTATTAGCTTTACGCAAACACTTTAATTTATTCGCTAATTTAAGACCTATATACCTTGCTGATGAATTAAAAGAATTATCTCCTTTAAATATAAATATGATTCCAAATGGAATTGACATTATATTCGTACGTGAATTAACCGGAGGTATTTATTTTGGCCAACCAAAAGGACGTTCAGGGACAGGTTTAAACGAATATGCTTTTGATACTGCAGTTTATCATCGCTTTGAAATAGAACGTATTGCCAACATTGCTTTTAAATTAGCTCAAAAAAGACGTAAACGTGTGTCTTCTATAGACAAAGCTAACGTGCTACATACTTCTATGTTATGGAGAGAAGTGGTATCACATCTTGCAAAAAATTATCCAGATGTTGAATTAGAACACTTATACATTGACAATGCTAGCATGCAATTAATAAACAATCCTTCTAAATTCGATATTATTCTATGTCCAAATTTATTTGGGGACATTCTATCTGATGAATGTGCTATGATAAGTGGATCCATTGGAATGTTACCTTCTGCTAGTATTAATGAACACAATTTTGGTTTGTATGAACCTGCCGGAGGATCAGCTCCGGATATTGCAGAAAAAAATATCGCTAATCCTATCGCACATATTCTCTCTATTGCGTTATTATTTAGATATAGTTTAAAATTAGATCATATTGCAATTAAAATTGAAAAAGCAGTTTCTCAAGCATTAATGTTAGGATATCGAACTATTGATATAGCAAAAAAACACGAAAAAAGCATAAGCACTAATGAAATGGGTGATATTATAGCTGCGTTAATTAAAAACGAAAGAGAAAAATAA
- the leuA gene encoding 2-isopropylmalate synthase has protein sequence MSQQVIIFDTTLRDGEQALQASLNVKEKLQIAFALERLGVDIMEVGFPISSPGDFESVHTIAQKIKNSLVCALARCIDNDIDVAAEALKVAKNFRIHIFLPTSNVHIQSKLKKNFDQIIDMTVHAIRYARKYTDDIEFSCEDAGRTNIDNLCRIVEIAIQSGASTINIPDTVGYTTPYQFGQIITSLYNRVPIIDKAIISVHCHDDLGMAVGNSISAIQAGARQIEGTINGIGERAGNTALEEIIMAIKVREDLLNVHTNVRCQEIYRASQVVSQLCNIPIPANKAIVGSNAFSHSAGIHQDGILKNRKNYEIMTPETIGLKDVKLNLTSRSGRAAVKHHMKTMGYQESDYDMDKLYDVFLELADKKGQVFDYDLEALAFINNQQEQSEFFRLKCFHVDSSSSEVAHASVKLYCGNNTYTHSSSGNGPIDAIYEALTHISKLSINLERYQLNAKGHGRNALGQVDIVVSYEGRNFHGVGLDTDVIKSSVKAMIHVLNNIWRAKQVIIQRKYIKKNNN, from the coding sequence ATGAGTCAACAAGTCATTATTTTCGATACAACTTTACGGGACGGTGAACAGGCTTTACAAGCGAGTTTAAACGTAAAGGAAAAATTGCAGATTGCTTTTGCTTTAGAACGATTAGGGGTAGATATTATGGAAGTTGGATTTCCAATATCCTCTCCAGGAGATTTTGAATCGGTTCATACAATAGCTCAAAAAATAAAAAATAGTTTAGTATGCGCCTTGGCTAGATGTATTGATAACGATATTGATGTTGCAGCTGAAGCGTTAAAAGTTGCAAAAAATTTTCGTATTCATATATTCTTACCCACTTCAAATGTACATATTCAATCTAAATTGAAAAAAAACTTTGATCAGATTATAGACATGACCGTTCATGCGATACGTTATGCAAGAAAATACACTGATGACATAGAGTTTTCTTGCGAAGATGCTGGACGCACCAATATCGATAATTTATGTCGTATTGTTGAAATTGCTATTCAATCCGGAGCAAGCACAATTAATATTCCTGACACAGTGGGCTACACCACTCCATATCAGTTTGGGCAAATTATTACTTCTTTATATAATCGTGTCCCTATTATTGATAAAGCTATCATTTCTGTTCATTGTCATGATGATTTAGGAATGGCAGTTGGTAATTCTATTTCAGCTATACAGGCAGGAGCTCGTCAAATTGAAGGTACTATAAATGGTATTGGTGAACGAGCAGGAAATACTGCTCTAGAAGAAATAATTATGGCCATCAAAGTACGAGAAGATTTACTGAACGTACATACTAATGTTCGTTGTCAAGAGATTTATAGAGCCAGTCAAGTAGTTAGTCAATTATGTAATATCCCTATCCCGGCTAATAAAGCAATAGTTGGCTCCAATGCTTTCTCTCATTCTGCAGGTATTCATCAAGATGGTATATTGAAAAATAGAAAAAATTATGAAATTATGACTCCTGAAACTATTGGTTTAAAAGATGTTAAATTAAATCTCACATCTCGATCTGGAAGAGCGGCAGTAAAACATCATATGAAAACAATGGGTTATCAAGAAAGTGATTATGACATGGATAAATTATATGATGTTTTTTTAGAATTAGCAGATAAAAAAGGACAGGTATTTGATTATGATCTAGAAGCATTAGCATTCATTAACAATCAACAAGAACAATCAGAATTCTTCAGATTAAAATGTTTTCATGTAGATTCTAGCTCTTCTGAAGTTGCTCACGCCTCAGTAAAATTATATTGTGGAAACAACACATACACTCATTCGTCGAGTGGTAATGGGCCAATAGATGCAATTTATGAAGCGTTAACTCACATTTCTAAGTTATCTATAAATTTAGAAAGATATCAACTGAATGCAAAAGGACATGGTCGTAACGCGTTAGGACAAGTGGATATTGTTGTATCGTATGAAGGACGCAATTTTCATGGAGTTGGATTAGATACAGATGTAATAAAATCTTCAGTAAAAGCCATGATTCATGTTTTAAATAATATTTGGCGCGCGAAACAAGTGATAATTCAACGCAAATATATAAAAAAAAATAATAACTAG